Proteins encoded together in one Anaerotignum propionicum DSM 1682 window:
- a CDS encoding HesA/MoeB/ThiF family protein, translating into MTNRFQRNGIFTGEEQQQLKHKKIAVIGCGGLGGYAIEMFARVGIGHLTVVDGDVFDETNLNRQLLCVMDTLGKPKTAIAAERVRKIDPTIQVNSVWNFIENDNVKEIIKGHDIVIDALDSNVARYLLVEACREMEIPYVYGAIAGWYGQVSVIFPGDMWVRNCLMTASAKGIESEIGNPSFSPACIASYQVSQALKVLLDKGGVLREQILFFDMLNNEFEILEP; encoded by the coding sequence ATGACAAATCGATTTCAACGAAATGGGATTTTTACAGGCGAGGAACAGCAACAACTGAAACACAAGAAAATTGCAGTAATCGGTTGTGGTGGTCTAGGTGGGTATGCTATCGAAATGTTTGCCCGCGTTGGTATTGGACATTTGACTGTCGTCGATGGGGATGTATTTGATGAGACAAACTTGAACAGGCAATTGCTTTGTGTTATGGATACATTGGGAAAACCGAAAACGGCAATTGCTGCTGAACGTGTAAGAAAAATTGATCCAACCATACAAGTAAATTCCGTATGGAATTTTATTGAGAATGATAATGTGAAGGAAATTATTAAAGGCCATGATATTGTTATAGATGCACTGGATTCAAATGTTGCAAGATATTTACTTGTGGAAGCCTGCAGAGAGATGGAGATACCATATGTGTATGGTGCGATTGCAGGTTGGTACGGACAGGTAAGTGTTATTTTTCCTGGGGATATGTGGGTTCGAAACTGTTTAATGACAGCAAGTGCTAAGGGGATTGAAAGCGAGATCGGTAACCCGTCTTTTTCGCCGGCTTGCATTGCAAGTTATCAGGTATCTCAAGCCCTTAAGGTACTTCTTGATAAAGGGGGGGTGCTTAGAGAGCAAATATTATTTTTCGATATGCTTAATAATGAATTTGAAATTCTTGAACCATGA
- a CDS encoding substrate-binding domain-containing protein has protein sequence MKIFKERNNVSMALLLLILGFTLLTTGCKQQQASDQTTQDEASAIVLATTTSTEQTGLLDAIIPVFTSETGIEVKVVAVGSGQALTMGETGEADVLLVHAKSSEEEFVEKGFGIERYDVMYNDFILVGPKDEEALPEECKADIVGALKYIQENKITFISRGDDSGTHKKELSIWKTAGIEPSGDWYISAGKGMGEVLQMADEKKAYTLSDRGTFLSMEDSLELSIAVEKASDLLNQYGVIAVNPEKNPNVHLEEAQKFVDWILSEKTQKLIGEFGVEKYGQALFVPNAKA, from the coding sequence ATGAAGATTTTTAAAGAACGCAATAACGTTAGCATGGCCTTATTACTGTTAATTTTAGGATTTACATTACTTACAACTGGATGTAAGCAGCAGCAAGCTTCAGACCAGACTACTCAGGATGAAGCAAGTGCCATTGTATTAGCCACGACCACATCCACGGAACAAACAGGATTACTGGATGCAATTATTCCGGTGTTTACAAGTGAAACTGGGATTGAGGTGAAAGTTGTAGCCGTTGGTTCGGGACAGGCATTGACAATGGGAGAGACAGGTGAAGCAGATGTACTTTTAGTTCACGCTAAGTCTTCAGAAGAGGAATTTGTAGAAAAAGGTTTTGGTATTGAACGGTATGACGTTATGTATAATGATTTTATTCTTGTTGGACCTAAAGATGAAGAAGCTTTACCAGAGGAGTGCAAAGCGGATATCGTAGGAGCGTTAAAATACATACAGGAAAATAAAATTACGTTTATTTCTCGTGGGGATGATTCCGGTACACATAAGAAGGAGCTTTCAATATGGAAGACGGCAGGCATTGAACCTTCCGGAGATTGGTATATTTCTGCGGGTAAGGGTATGGGAGAGGTACTTCAGATGGCTGATGAAAAAAAGGCATATACCTTGAGCGACCGTGGAACTTTTCTGAGCATGGAGGATTCCCTTGAGCTTTCAATTGCAGTCGAGAAGGCCAGTGATTTGCTGAACCAGTATGGTGTAATTGCGGTTAATCCTGAGAAAAACCCCAATGTGCATCTTGAGGAAGCGCAGAAGTTTGTTGATTGGATTCTTTCTGAAAAAACCCAGAAATTAATTGGAGAATTTGGTGTTGAGAAATATGGACAGGCATTATTTGTACCCAATGCGAAGGCATAA
- a CDS encoding kelch repeat-containing protein, translated as MPTSRQEFQTEVIDGKIYAIGGYSGPLGTNNISRVGSLSVVEVYDPTTDQWKTLASMSATRCFFQTEVVDGKIYAIGGLERKGWRVSR; from the coding sequence ATGCCAACGTCTCGTCAGGAATTTCAAACAGAAGTTATTGATGGAAAAATATATGCCATTGGAGGATATAGTGGCCCGCTGGGAACGAATAATATTTCCCGTGTGGGTTCACTTTCAGTAGTAGAGGTTTATGATCCTACTACCGATCAATGGAAGACACTGGCTTCTATGTCAGCAACAAGATGTTTTTTTCAAACAGAAGTCGTTGACGGCAAAATATATGCTATTGGTGGTTTGGAACGTAAAGGTTGGAGAGTATCTAGGTAA
- a CDS encoding kelch repeat-containing protein has product MDPISSAEVYDPSTITWTILVSMSTARATYWWNACTFYGIICRS; this is encoded by the coding sequence ATGGACCCGATATCATCAGCAGAAGTTTATGATCCATCCACTATTACATGGACGATTTTGGTCTCTATGTCCACAGCACGCGCAACTTATTGGTGGAATGCATGCACCTTCTATGGAATCATATGCCGTTCCTAA
- a CDS encoding reverse transcriptase domain-containing protein has translation MNNDLSTFYIPKAKGYRKITTYKDRNGDLIKYHDKVNISLQKRLKQSIFAKAYIKKRSIVTNAKTHMYNDIFISMDIKDFFQSITHDRLINTLYYEINKNSVGHFTLEQCRDLVKSCSTGQRGIAIGLKPSPILANIYLKDFDGVLYGWLKKLDLDNVIYTRYADDMMVSYRSNSKDTVPINKEIISKVSELLKLSYLRLNASKTRIINLNISNHVRITGINIIKNDDNFRMLTVGRKQKDDLYYRSIGLFIKETKDDKWYLEAKKIQGMQSFILSVEGERYLNTYSKKMNIVINDLGFKNLKDLIDNLI, from the coding sequence ATGAATAATGATTTATCCACATTTTATATCCCTAAAGCGAAAGGTTATAGAAAAATAACCACATATAAAGATAGAAATGGTGACCTTATCAAATATCATGACAAGGTTAATATCTCACTGCAAAAAAGGCTCAAGCAATCAATTTTTGCCAAAGCATATATAAAAAAAAGATCCATTGTTACGAATGCTAAAACACATATGTACAATGATATCTTTATCTCTATGGATATAAAGGATTTCTTTCAGAGTATTACTCATGATAGGCTTATAAATACATTATATTATGAAATAAATAAAAATAGCGTAGGGCATTTTACATTAGAGCAATGTAGAGATTTGGTAAAATCATGTTCTACTGGACAAAGGGGTATTGCAATTGGATTAAAACCTTCGCCGATACTAGCCAATATTTACCTTAAGGATTTTGATGGTGTTTTATACGGATGGCTTAAAAAATTAGATTTGGATAATGTTATTTACACTCGATATGCAGACGATATGATGGTTTCGTATAGATCTAATTCTAAGGATACTGTACCAATAAATAAAGAAATAATTAGTAAAGTAAGTGAACTTCTTAAACTATCTTATTTAAGATTAAATGCAAGCAAAACACGAATTATCAATCTTAATATATCAAACCATGTAAGAATAACTGGAATTAACATTATTAAAAATGATGATAATTTTCGAATGTTAACTGTTGGAAGAAAGCAAAAAGATGATCTGTATTACAGATCAATAGGACTGTTTATAAAAGAAACAAAAGACGATAAATGGTATTTGGAAGCTAAAAAAATTCAAGGTATGCAATCTTTTATTCTTTCTGTTGAAGGAGAGCGATATCTCAATACATATTCTAAAAAAATGAATATTGTTATAAATGATTTAGGTTTTAAAAACTTAAAAGACCTAATTGATAATTTGATATAA
- a CDS encoding YkvA family protein has product MNLKDRARQLKIDIPTLFIALKDKETPFTAKILAGIVVVYALSPVDLIPDFIPVLGYLDDLIILPALIAMTVKLIPSDIMKRCREKAEGSLKAKKNWLYAIPFVLVWIVILLYILHAIFS; this is encoded by the coding sequence ATGAATTTAAAGGATAGAGCGCGCCAATTAAAAATAGATATTCCGACTTTGTTTATAGCATTGAAAGATAAAGAGACACCCTTCACAGCTAAAATCTTAGCTGGTATAGTTGTAGTATATGCATTATCCCCCGTCGATCTTATTCCAGACTTCATCCCAGTCTTAGGATATTTGGATGATCTCATCATACTTCCCGCATTGATAGCAATGACAGTTAAATTAATTCCTAGTGACATTATGAAAAGATGTAGAGAAAAGGCCGAGGGTAGCTTAAAAGCAAAAAAGAATTGGTTATATGCTATCCCTTTTGTGCTTGTCTGGATAGTTATTTTGCTGTATATACTCCACGCCATTTTCTCTTAG
- a CDS encoding phage tail protein, whose protein sequence is MDPILGQIQLFVFGFAPQGWAPCNGQTLQIMQNQSLYSLLGATYGGNGSTTFCLPDLNGANKASLRTDGYLYYYIATEGLYPSRP, encoded by the coding sequence ATGGATCCAATTTTAGGACAAATTCAACTTTTTGTTTTTGGGTTTGCACCACAGGGGTGGGCGCCATGTAATGGGCAAACGCTTCAAATAATGCAAAACCAATCACTTTATTCACTATTGGGAGCTACCTATGGAGGAAATGGAAGTACAACTTTTTGTCTGCCGGATCTCAATGGTGCAAACAAAGCATCTCTTAGAACGGACGGATATTTGTACTATTACATCGCAACGGAGGGCCTCTATCCTTCAAGACCATAA
- a CDS encoding Kelch repeat-containing protein, which translates to MLLVVWNVKVGEYLGKVLSSTEVYDPSVNKWTTLSDMSTARHFFQTEVIDNKIWRWTVWP; encoded by the coding sequence ATGCTATTGGTGGTTTGGAACGTAAAGGTTGGAGAGTATCTAGGTAAGGTACTATCATCAACTGAGGTTTATGATCCATCTGTAAATAAATGGACGACTCTTTCGGATATGTCCACAGCCCGACATTTTTTTCAAACTGAGGTCATTGACAATAAGATTTGGCGCTGGACCGTTTGGCCCTGA
- a CDS encoding ABC transporter permease — protein sequence MGYIINGFKEAFVLLFSGDTEMIRIILLSLFVSGTGTIFAAIIGVPLGLCLGIKRFPLKRFFGSVVYTAMGFPPVVIGLLVAIFLSRKGPFGRYELLFTPQAMMIAQFLLVLPIITGILFGSAKDKGQQVLELGHTLGANRRESLKLLIHELNSSVLLAVMTAFGRAISEVGAVMLVGGNIKGSTRVMTTFIAMNNSMGAYERSIAMAIVLLTISLLINGIVHHLNGGRNYVD from the coding sequence ATGGGATATATCATAAACGGTTTTAAAGAGGCTTTTGTTCTATTGTTTTCAGGTGATACTGAGATGATTCGAATCATCCTGCTATCCTTATTTGTCTCCGGCACAGGAACCATATTTGCTGCAATAATAGGGGTTCCCCTTGGTCTTTGTTTAGGAATAAAAAGATTCCCTTTAAAAAGATTTTTTGGGAGTGTCGTCTATACAGCCATGGGATTTCCGCCGGTGGTTATTGGCCTTTTGGTTGCTATATTTTTATCAAGAAAAGGCCCTTTCGGCAGATATGAGCTTCTTTTTACCCCACAAGCAATGATGATTGCTCAATTTCTGTTGGTTCTGCCAATTATAACTGGGATTCTTTTTGGATCAGCAAAGGATAAGGGGCAACAGGTTTTGGAATTGGGACATACACTAGGCGCTAATCGAAGAGAAAGTCTGAAATTATTAATACATGAGTTAAATTCTTCGGTTTTACTTGCCGTTATGACTGCATTTGGACGAGCCATATCTGAAGTAGGCGCAGTAATGTTAGTCGGTGGAAATATCAAAGGGAGCACAAGGGTTATGACAACCTTTATCGCTATGAATAACAGCATGGGTGCATATGAGCGTTCCATTGCCATGGCAATCGTTTTATTAACAATTTCCTTATTAATAAATGGCATTGTCCATCATTTAAACGGAGGGAGAAACTATGTCGATTGA
- a CDS encoding phage tail protein: MEYDFIGEIMLFAFNWIPVYTLPCDGRILPIQGNEMLYSVIGPVYGGDGRTTFALPDLGGAQPHPSMQYCIVTYGIYPTRS, encoded by the coding sequence ATGGAATACGATTTTATAGGAGAAATCATGCTCTTCGCATTTAATTGGATACCGGTATATACCCTTCCATGTGATGGCAGGATTTTACCTATTCAAGGAAACGAAATGCTATATTCAGTGATAGGACCTGTTTACGGCGGAGATGGGAGGACGACTTTTGCCCTGCCAGACCTTGGGGGGGCACAGCCGCATCCCAGTATGCAGTATTGTATCGTTACATATGGCATTTATCCGACACGCTCCTAA
- a CDS encoding cadherin-like beta sandwich domain-containing protein yields the protein MGILLISAGALTPTFSKTTYAYSSTVGFNVASTTVTAVLEDANAQLKINGVAAVSGQPSSAIPLAVGNNTIPIQVTPQIGPVQNYSVMVTRPDSTRLTSLTAIDNLNNQISLKPSFDSNTTLYNVCIPQDSTATTLNITPVKEGVNATIAVNGTAVTSGMPWPVTIPEVGGSVSIPFKVSAPQLADTTYTVNVAKATSAYLQSVTGIPGVNFVKTTYDYTTSITAPKVKATVIPEDTSATIEVTINGTSVPYTQRLIYTLNTGLNELIIKVTSSFGGDSKTYAFHITKS from the coding sequence GTGGGTATCTTACTTATCAGTGCAGGAGCATTGACGCCGACATTTAGCAAAACTACATACGCTTATTCCTCCACTGTAGGGTTTAATGTGGCATCAACAACGGTAACTGCCGTACTAGAGGATGCTAACGCCCAGCTTAAAATTAATGGTGTTGCGGCAGTGAGTGGACAGCCTTCTAGTGCAATACCTCTAGCTGTTGGAAATAATACGATACCCATTCAGGTAACCCCTCAAATAGGACCGGTACAGAATTATAGCGTTATGGTTACAAGGCCTGATAGTACAAGATTAACAAGCTTAACAGCAATAGATAACCTAAACAACCAAATTTCTCTAAAACCTTCCTTTGATTCGAATACAACATTGTATAATGTGTGTATCCCTCAAGATTCAACGGCAACGACTTTGAATATTACTCCCGTAAAAGAGGGAGTAAATGCCACCATAGCAGTGAATGGAACCGCTGTAACAAGTGGCATGCCTTGGCCAGTAACCATTCCGGAGGTAGGAGGAAGCGTAAGTATACCTTTTAAAGTTTCAGCACCTCAGCTAGCGGACACAACATATACAGTGAATGTGGCGAAAGCAACAAGTGCTTATTTGCAAAGTGTAACGGGTATTCCAGGCGTTAATTTTGTGAAGACCACTTACGATTACACAACTAGCATTACCGCACCAAAGGTGAAGGCAACTGTTATTCCAGAAGATACTAGTGCAACCATTGAAGTGACGATAAATGGCACAAGTGTTCCGTATACACAAAGACTTATCTATACACTCAATACTGGTTTAAATGAATTGATTATTAAAGTAACATCTTCCTTCGGCGGAGATAGCAAAACGTATGCTTTTCACATTACGAAGTCATAA
- a CDS encoding discoidin domain-containing protein, whose translation MSYNLTNGKLPTASSFVFPYVPSRTTDGAITAPQDRWLTITLPAALMVDLQSVYYVNRWVVSNLGAAQWQNTYNMKGYSLQCSLDSQNWWTVDSVSDNTASATDRTFPPVLTRFVRLYIASNSGMAIHPTYASIARFEVWGDIPTSGYLTYQCRSIDADI comes from the coding sequence ATGTCTTATAACTTAACGAATGGCAAGCTTCCTACGGCGAGCAGTTTTGTGTTTCCGTATGTGCCTTCACGGACAACCGATGGAGCCATAACCGCCCCACAGGATAGATGGCTGACCATCACTTTGCCTGCTGCGCTCATGGTGGATTTGCAAAGTGTATATTATGTGAATAGATGGGTTGTAAGCAATCTAGGTGCTGCACAATGGCAGAACACTTATAATATGAAAGGATACTCTTTGCAGTGCAGCCTTGATAGTCAGAATTGGTGGACAGTGGATTCGGTATCAGACAATACTGCAAGTGCAACAGATCGTACTTTCCCCCCTGTTTTGACACGTTTTGTAAGGTTATATATAGCCTCAAACAGTGGTATGGCTATTCATCCCACGTATGCATCTATTGCACGCTTTGAGGTTTGGGGAGATATTCCTACGAGTGGGTATCTTACTTATCAGTGCAGGAGCATTGACGCCGACATTTAG
- a CDS encoding Kelch repeat-containing protein, producing MTTPRSGFQTEVIDGKIYAIGGYSGVHLVGPGCECSIDSLSSAEVYDPSTDKWTTLASLSTARC from the coding sequence ATGACAACGCCTCGTTCGGGATTCCAAACAGAAGTTATTGATGGTAAAATTTATGCCATTGGAGGATATAGTGGTGTACACCTTGTTGGGCCCGGTTGCGAATGTAGTATTGATTCTCTTTCATCAGCAGAAGTTTATGATCCGTCCACTGATAAATGGACAACTTTAGCTTCTTTGTCAACAGCTAGGTGTTGA
- a CDS encoding cadherin-like beta sandwich domain-containing protein, producing the protein MDEGAKTIALTVSYGTDVTALVPTITHTGASVSPNTGVAHNFTHPVIYTVKAADNSEQQYIVTVTRAFANNADLSNLSLSSGTLSPAFANTTTSYTTSVGHGVGSITLTPTVADHNATVTVNGTTVPSGHASGAINLNVEANTLTVVVTAQDGTTTKTYTVIVTRAGQVVEVLRQEAPVEELRLQQRNQVRAQVRIQWLL; encoded by the coding sequence GTGGATGAGGGAGCGAAAACCATTGCGTTGACAGTGTCTTATGGTACAGATGTGACGGCATTGGTGCCAACCATAACACATACAGGTGCAAGTGTATCTCCCAATACAGGGGTAGCGCACAACTTCACACATCCAGTAATCTATACAGTAAAAGCTGCAGACAATAGTGAACAGCAGTATATAGTGACGGTAACGAGAGCATTTGCCAACAATGCAGATTTGTCAAACCTTAGTTTAAGCAGTGGAACCCTTTCGCCTGCTTTTGCAAATACTACAACAAGCTATACAACAAGTGTAGGTCATGGAGTGGGCAGTATAACATTAACTCCTACCGTAGCTGATCATAATGCAACAGTTACCGTCAATGGGACAACCGTACCAAGTGGCCATGCTTCAGGAGCAATCAATTTAAATGTGGAAGCCAATACTTTAACGGTAGTGGTAACGGCACAAGACGGTACAACCACAAAAACCTATACTGTGATAGTAACGAGAGCAGGTCAAGTAGTGGAGGTTCTTCGTCAGGAGGCACCAGTGGAGGAACTACGGCTGCAACAGCGCAACCAAGTCAGAGCACAAGTCAGAATACAGTGGTTGTTGTGA
- a CDS encoding DUF6560 family protein has protein sequence MQRNIVKLPISELIAGIVGTLFFFVILFMMILFPNDSDDFLVFLGFGIFMAMGIVLILSWLIWRVEYDEEVFVYHSKLGHKTTVPYSNISKIKLTPDAIHLYVNRRRYTIYRKSKDVDGFLEILSKRSWDGVEVIDRVTI, from the coding sequence ATGCAACGTAATATTGTAAAATTACCTATTTCAGAATTGATTGCCGGCATTGTTGGGACACTGTTTTTTTTTGTGATTCTATTTATGATGATTCTCTTTCCAAATGATTCTGATGATTTCTTGGTATTCCTAGGATTTGGCATATTTATGGCAATGGGAATAGTATTAATTTTATCTTGGTTAATTTGGAGGGTTGAGTATGATGAGGAGGTATTTGTTTATCATAGCAAATTAGGTCATAAAACCACAGTGCCCTATTCAAACATTAGCAAAATTAAATTAACACCAGATGCGATTCATCTTTATGTAAATCGTCGAAGATATACAATTTATAGAAAGTCAAAAGATGTGGATGGCTTCTTGGAAATACTTTCAAAACGGTCGTGGGACGGTGTTGAAGTTATTGACAGGGTTACCATATGA
- a CDS encoding Kelch repeat-containing protein, giving the protein MVKILSFVVVSVLFVPITNVYANEEKTSWMELASIPTKRLTFQSEVIDGKIYTTGGSWNSDYTKKFAHIEVYDPSKNTWTNLTSMPTARWEFQTEVLDGKLYVIGGSKLGTGELVASTEVYDPTTNTWSKKASMPKVLSDLNGFRPKLLMVKSIILGLFLMRLGHQ; this is encoded by the coding sequence ATGGTTAAAATCTTGAGTTTTGTAGTAGTATCTGTGCTATTCGTGCCGATTACAAATGTATATGCTAATGAGGAAAAAACAAGCTGGATGGAACTAGCTTCGATACCTACAAAGAGATTGACATTTCAATCGGAAGTAATTGACGGTAAAATCTATACCACCGGAGGTAGTTGGAACAGCGATTACACAAAAAAATTTGCACACATAGAAGTTTACGACCCTTCTAAGAATACATGGACTAATCTCACTTCTATGCCAACAGCTCGGTGGGAATTCCAAACAGAAGTTTTAGACGGTAAGCTTTATGTCATTGGAGGCAGTAAGCTGGGGACTGGGGAGCTTGTAGCGTCTACAGAAGTTTATGATCCTACTACAAATACTTGGTCAAAGAAGGCATCTATGCCGAAAGTCCTATCAGATTTAAATGGATTCAGACCGAAGTTGTTGATGGTAAAATCTATAATTTTGGGGTTATTCCTGATGAGACTAGGACACCAATAA